One region of Brassica napus cultivar Da-Ae chromosome A10, Da-Ae, whole genome shotgun sequence genomic DNA includes:
- the LOC106432238 gene encoding bidirectional sugar transporter SWEET13: MALPHNVWAFVFGIMGNIISFVVFLAPVPTFVRICKKKSTEGFQSLPYLSALFSALLWIYYAMQKDGSGFLLITINAVGCFIETIYIVLFITYANKKTRISTLKVLGLLNFFGFAAIVLVCELLTKGSTREKVLGGICVGFSVIVFAAPLSIMRVVIRTRSVEFMPFSLSLFLTLSAVTWLFYGLAIKDFYVALPNVLGAFLGAVQMILYIIFKYYKTPVAERTEKSKTVTDHSIDMTKLTTVMPTPVSDTAVHPPLAIHDVPESQIQETEVKNQNMTSLKDQNNKDLENQNQL; encoded by the exons ATGGCTCTACCTCACAATGTATGGGCATTTGTGTTCGGAATCATGG GTAACATTATATCATTCGTCGTGTTCTTAGCCCCAGT ACCGACCTTTGTAAGGATATGCAAGAAGAAATCTACAGAAGGATTTCAGTCTCTTCCCTATCTTTCAGCGCTATTTAGCGCATTGCTTTGGATTTACTATGCTATGCAAAAAGATGGCTCAGGCTTCCTTCTCATCACAATAAACGCTGTTGGCTGCTTCATCGAAACCATCTATATCGTCCTTTTCATAACCTATGCTAACAAGAAAACTAGA ATATCCACTTTAAAGGTTCTTGGTCTCTTGAACTTTTTTGGTTTTGCCGCCATTGTCCTTGTCTGCGAGCTGTTAACCAAAGGATCGACACGTGAGAAAGTTCTCGGAGGGATTTGTGTTGGATTTTCTGTCATCGTTTTCGCAGCTCCTTTAAGTATCATG AGAGTGGTTATACGAACAAGAAGTGTGGAGTTTATGCCGTTCTCTTTATCGTTGTTTCTTACACTTAGCGCCGTCACATGGCTCTTCTACGGTCTCGCTATTAAAGACTTCTACGTTGCG CTTCCAAATGTGTTGGGCGCATTCTTAGGAGCTGTTCAAATGATTCTCTACATAATCTTCAAGTACTACAAAACTCCGGTGGCTGAGAGAACAGAGAAATCCAAAACGGTGACTGACCATTCCATTGACATGACAAAGCTAACTACCGTTATGCCCACTCCAGTTTCGGATACAGCGGTTCATCCACCGCTTGCTATTCACGATGTTCCCGAGTCTCAGATTCAAGAGACCGAGGTCAAGAACCAGAATATGACCAGTTTGAAAGATCAGAACAACAAGGATCTCGAGAACCAAAACCAACTTTAA